A stretch of Pseudochaenichthys georgianus chromosome 2, fPseGeo1.2, whole genome shotgun sequence DNA encodes these proteins:
- the aamp gene encoding angio-associated migratory cell protein, producing the protein MDNNTQGDTIDLYGDEEIIEVIDLNDMDPEPDDLADDLEDIDFEDAGNEGDDEGWETEDEMEAEQDDSELTFSKHKGSVFCVSLDPATNSMAVTGGEDDKAYVWRVCDGEVLLECTGHKDSVTCAVFSHDSSMVASGDMGGLIKVWNIETKEEIWSFEVADLEWLEWHPCAAVLLAGTDDGNMWMWKIPSGECKTFQSAASQATCGKVLPDGKRAVVGYEDGTVRVWDLKQGNAAHVIKGHDGHRGALTCLSCNKDGSLVLTGSVDGFAKLINTATGKVVGQYSLDVSKVKPSKHDEEPNSIESVGFCNILPLVAVAYLDGTLGVYDLSSQVMRHRCQHEAGIVHLQWEESSSVVATCCLDGALRLWDARTGSIMAEYHGHSAEILNFAINREGTFAVTASGDNQSKVFCLQRPDR; encoded by the exons ATGGATAACAACACGCAGGGAGATACTATTGATCTCTACGGAGATGAGGAAATTATTGAAGTCATCGACCTCAACGACATGGATCCTGAACCAG ATGATTTGGCTGATGACTTGGAGGACATTGACTTTGAAGACGCCGGAAACGAAGGTGATGACGAAGGCTGGGAGACGGAGGACGAGATGGAGGCGGAGCAGGACGACAGCGAGCTCACCTTCTCCAAACACAAAG GCTCAGTGTTCTGTGTGAGTTTGGATCCTGCGACCAACAGCATGGCCGTCACAGGAGGAGAGGACGACAAGGCGTACGTCTGGAGGGTGTGCGACGGAGAAGTTCTGCTGGAGTGCACGG GTCACAAGGACTCGGTGACGTGCGCCGTGTTCAGCCACGACTCCTCCATGGTGGCTTCGGGGGACATGGGCGGTTTGATTAAAGTGTGGAACATAGAAACCAAAGAGGAGATCTGGTCCTTCGAAGTGGCAGATCTGGAG TGGTTGGAGTGGCATCCCTGTGCCGCGGTGCTGCTGGCGGGAACAGACGACGGCAACATGTGGATGTGGAAGATCCCGTCAGGAGAGTGTAAAACCTTCCAGAGCGCTGCCAGCCAGGCCACCTGCGGGAAAGTGCTGCCCGACG GTAAACGGGCGGTGGTGGGTTATGAGGACGGCACGGTACGTGTGTGGGATCTGAAGCAGGGTAATGCAGCTCACGTCATTAAAG GTCACGACGGCCACCGGGGGGCGCTCACCTGCCTGTCCTGCAACAAGGACGGCTCTCTGGTGCTGACGGGCTCAGTGGACGGATTCGCCAAGCTCATCAACACCGCCACAGGAAAG gtgGTCGGACAGTACTCGCTGGACGTAAGCAAGGTCAAACCATCAAAACATGACGAGGAACCAAACTCCATCGAATCTGTGGGATTCTGCAACAT CCTGCCTCTGGTCGCCGTGGCGTATCTGGACGGGACTCTGGGCGTGTACGATCTCTCCTCTCAGGTCATGAGGCACCGCTGCCAACATGAG GCCGGCATCGTTCACCTGCAGTGGGAGGaatcttcttctgtggtggccACCTGCTGTTTAGACGGTGCGCTGCGCCTGTGGGACGCTCGAACCGGCAGCATCATGGCGGAGTATCATGGCCACAGCGCAGAGATCCTCAACTTCGCCATCAACAG GGAAGGGACTTTCGCCGTCACTGCTTCTGGAGACAACCAGTCGAAAGTGTTCTGCCTCCAAAGACCCGATCGCTAA